Proteins from a single region of Lysinibacillus sp. JNUCC-52:
- the mraZ gene encoding division/cell wall cluster transcriptional repressor MraZ — translation MFMGEYQHSVDAKGRLIVPAKFREALGETFVVTRGLDNCLFGYPMDEWRKLEEKLKGLPMTKKDTRAFARFFFSGATEVEIDKQGRINIPSTLVQHAHLVKECVVLGVSNRIEIWAKDAWETYFTESEQSFNEIAENMIGFDF, via the coding sequence ATGTTCATGGGAGAATATCAACACTCTGTTGACGCAAAAGGACGATTAATCGTACCCGCAAAATTTCGTGAAGCCTTAGGTGAAACCTTTGTTGTGACACGCGGACTTGATAATTGTTTATTTGGCTATCCTATGGATGAATGGCGAAAACTCGAAGAAAAATTAAAAGGTTTACCAATGACAAAGAAAGATACTCGTGCTTTTGCAAGGTTCTTCTTTTCAGGTGCGACGGAAGTAGAAATAGACAAGCAAGGTCGTATTAATATTCCTTCGACGTTAGTACAACACGCACATCTAGTAAAAGAATGTGTTGTGTTAGGTGTTTCGAATCGAATTGAAATATGGGCAAAAGATGCTTGGGAAACTTATTTCACAGAGTCTGAACAATCTTTTAATGAAATTGCAGAAAATATGATTGGCTTTGATTTTTAA
- a CDS encoding DUF3397 domain-containing protein, whose translation MKDFLHIVISVIIFCPILLFGIVYVISRKVNIRGTHAFGAASDVTTFCLFFSVPLAIGVLWGVNVGAILIMLAIILAIVFTYIDWRTKREIEVKPLLRKIWRFLFLVLSAAYILICIVGMIQSVVEYLHSV comes from the coding sequence TTGAAAGATTTTTTACATATAGTCATCAGCGTTATTATTTTTTGTCCAATTCTTTTATTTGGCATTGTCTATGTTATTAGTCGAAAGGTTAATATTCGTGGTACCCATGCCTTTGGAGCCGCATCTGATGTAACAACGTTCTGCTTGTTTTTTTCAGTACCGTTGGCAATTGGAGTGCTGTGGGGAGTGAATGTTGGGGCTATTTTAATAATGCTAGCAATAATACTGGCAATTGTTTTTACATATATAGACTGGCGTACAAAAAGAGAAATTGAGGTAAAGCCGCTACTGCGGAAAATTTGGCGTTTTTTATTTTTAGTACTTAGCGCAGCATATATTTTGATTTGTATAGTCGGCATGATTCAATCTGTTGTAGAATATTTACACTCTGTATAA
- the bshC gene encoding bacillithiol biosynthesis cysteine-adding enzyme BshC codes for MKLESIQVPVKNRVLADYWSPNTAIHEFFEYEYNDKSFEKRAKYLEQRACDQKELTAIIRQFMEPLGLSEKANEHLQQLEQGAVAVVGGQQAGVLTGPLYSVHKAISVISLAKEQSEKLQRPVVPIFWIAGEDHDLEEINHTFTMHDMDIKKRAYGERSRRKTMASTTSINKEAMVQLINTIIKDFGETAHTEKMFNQLLEALNNSETFTDFFARLMNELFKEEGLLMIDAADVNFRHYERNNFVQLINHSEEIAKLVTEKEAVLESAGYGKPILATDDAANLFYVKDGERFLLERRHDQFINLAANIKLSREELLTIAEKHTEQLSNNVVTRPLMQEMTLPVLAFVGGPGELAYWATLKDAFSILGLQMPIFAPRLNITIVTRHVEQLLGEYHLTVTDVLDGKATALKEQFIAEVQDDEAKRQILEMQQLVLEKYATLEQYFAQQHMSLDKILEKNKENHVRQFEYLQQKVEQTVLSKHETTIRKFMTLQNELYPNDGFQERSYNPYQYINEFGPTLIDEMLKKTYSVGNHHYLLYL; via the coding sequence ATGAAACTGGAGTCAATCCAAGTACCCGTGAAAAATCGTGTGCTAGCAGATTATTGGTCGCCAAATACTGCCATTCATGAGTTTTTTGAATATGAGTATAATGATAAATCGTTTGAAAAGCGGGCGAAATATTTGGAGCAACGAGCGTGTGACCAAAAAGAATTAACAGCAATAATTCGTCAGTTTATGGAGCCGCTTGGCTTATCAGAAAAAGCGAATGAGCATTTGCAACAACTAGAGCAAGGAGCTGTTGCGGTTGTCGGTGGGCAACAAGCGGGTGTATTAACTGGCCCTCTTTACTCGGTTCATAAGGCAATTTCGGTTATATCATTAGCAAAAGAACAAAGTGAAAAGCTTCAACGACCAGTTGTGCCTATTTTTTGGATAGCTGGAGAAGATCATGACTTAGAGGAAATTAACCATACATTTACAATGCATGATATGGATATTAAAAAACGTGCGTATGGTGAACGTTCGCGAAGAAAAACAATGGCATCGACAACAAGCATAAACAAAGAAGCGATGGTTCAATTAATTAATACGATCATTAAGGATTTTGGAGAAACAGCACACACTGAAAAAATGTTCAATCAACTATTGGAGGCATTGAACAATAGTGAAACATTCACAGATTTCTTTGCGCGACTAATGAATGAGTTGTTTAAAGAAGAAGGGCTGCTCATGATTGATGCGGCAGATGTGAACTTCCGTCATTACGAACGTAATAATTTTGTACAGCTTATCAACCATAGTGAGGAAATTGCAAAACTAGTAACGGAAAAGGAAGCGGTATTGGAAAGTGCTGGTTACGGGAAGCCGATTTTAGCAACTGATGATGCAGCGAACCTGTTCTATGTCAAAGATGGAGAACGTTTTTTACTAGAAAGACGACACGATCAATTTATCAATTTAGCCGCAAATATCAAACTTTCACGTGAAGAGTTATTAACAATTGCGGAAAAACACACAGAGCAATTAAGTAATAATGTTGTAACGCGTCCATTAATGCAAGAAATGACGTTACCTGTTTTGGCGTTTGTTGGTGGACCAGGTGAGCTTGCATATTGGGCAACATTAAAGGATGCCTTTTCTATATTAGGTTTACAAATGCCAATTTTTGCACCACGTCTCAATATTACGATTGTTACACGACATGTAGAACAACTATTGGGTGAATATCATTTAACAGTAACGGATGTATTGGATGGCAAGGCGACGGCGTTGAAGGAGCAATTTATTGCTGAAGTTCAAGATGATGAGGCGAAACGTCAAATACTAGAGATGCAACAACTAGTTTTAGAAAAATACGCTACTCTTGAGCAATATTTCGCGCAACAACATATGTCGCTAGATAAAATACTTGAAAAAAATAAAGAAAATCATGTGAGGCAGTTTGAGTATTTGCAACAAAAGGTAGAACAAACGGTGCTGAGCAAGCATGAGACGACTATCCGTAAATTTATGACATTACAAAATGAGCTATATCCAAATGATGGGTTCCAAGAACGTTCTTATAATCCTTATCAATATATCAATGAGTTTGGACCTACGTTAATTGATGAAATGCTCAAGAAAACATATAGCGTTGGAAATCACCACTATTTACTTTATTTATAA
- the rsmH gene encoding 16S rRNA (cytosine(1402)-N(4))-methyltransferase RsmH has product MFDHTTVLLKETVDGLNIDPDGVYVDCTLGGAGHSEYLVQQLSDKGRLICFDQDTTAIENAKVRLAPYIERVTFVHSNFRYLKEELLALGIQEVDGILYDLGVSSPQLDTPERGFSYHHDAPLDMRMDQTAALTAYHVVNEWAYEDLVRIFFRYGEEKFSKQVARKIEEARKTAPIETTGQLVELIKEGIPAAARRKGGHPAKRIFQAIRIAVNDELGAAEDSLVDAIDMINVGGRISVITFHSLEDRLCKTIFKEASSLPELPPNLPVIPDDMKPTLKLVSRKPILPSEEELAVNNRARSAKLRVVEKINDKGRE; this is encoded by the coding sequence ATGTTCGATCATACAACCGTGTTATTAAAAGAAACTGTTGACGGATTGAACATCGATCCTGATGGTGTATATGTGGACTGTACGCTTGGTGGAGCAGGACACAGTGAATATTTAGTACAACAATTATCAGATAAAGGCCGTCTAATTTGTTTTGATCAAGACACAACGGCCATTGAAAATGCGAAAGTTCGTTTAGCTCCTTATATAGAGCGTGTAACATTTGTGCATTCGAATTTCCGCTATTTAAAAGAAGAGCTATTAGCCCTTGGTATCCAAGAGGTAGATGGCATTTTATATGATTTAGGTGTTTCTTCTCCACAATTAGATACACCAGAACGTGGTTTTAGCTATCATCATGATGCCCCACTTGATATGCGTATGGACCAGACGGCTGCGCTTACAGCGTATCATGTCGTTAATGAATGGGCATACGAAGATTTAGTCCGTATTTTCTTCCGTTATGGGGAAGAAAAATTTTCTAAGCAAGTAGCTCGTAAAATCGAAGAGGCTCGTAAAACGGCACCGATTGAAACAACGGGACAACTTGTGGAACTAATTAAAGAGGGTATACCAGCAGCGGCTCGCCGTAAAGGGGGACATCCTGCAAAGCGCATCTTCCAAGCAATTCGTATTGCTGTAAATGATGAGCTAGGTGCAGCGGAGGATTCATTAGTCGATGCGATTGATATGATTAACGTAGGTGGACGCATTAGTGTTATTACATTCCATTCATTGGAAGACCGCCTATGCAAGACAATTTTTAAGGAAGCGTCATCCTTACCTGAATTACCACCAAATTTACCGGTAATTCCAGATGACATGAAGCCGACTTTAAAGCTTGTATCTAGAAAGCCGATTCTACCTTCTGAGGAAGAATTAGCAGTAAACAATCGAGCACGTTCAGCAAAGCTTAGAGTGGTGGAGAAAATTAACGACAAAGGGCGTGAGTAA